One genomic segment of Sebastes fasciatus isolate fSebFas1 chromosome 17, fSebFas1.pri, whole genome shotgun sequence includes these proteins:
- the LOC141754584 gene encoding myelin-associated glycoprotein isoform X1 — protein sequence MGVGLAVVTLLIALMQGVFCKTWGVTQPQSIMGMSDSCVTVPCRFELPDNEEANIVNCSDGGVWRKGKMSGPVVFTAQSPNSNTVQGKIVGDLTKKNCTTMFTSFPKNYSDVYFFRLECSNHVKFTFPEGVDIDIRPEMPPPQLTSESPVSEGTQVNLQCSVPVPCSILPPSITWLPQNNAWQEQTQMQQQSENRQTIMTSTLTFIASADHHNQSVSCSVSYPLTKGGSSRPSATTQRLNILYAPRATVATLSTSAPVSEGRSVMFTCRSDANPPVSRYTWYRADSGTWTKKGEGEVLVLQVSHNDSGVYLCEAEAQMGTQTSRPVSLEVNNATGSSECVVVIPYIICGLVMALYVMTVAVDVYKFQSISRRLKQIELKGQHTYADLMTCSAASDYDRLQPRQRKPMPSPDYENPIALQATFKNQPSPKRT from the exons ATGGGTGTTGGTCTAGCGGTTGTCACTTTGCTCATCGCTCTGATGCAAG GTGTCTTTTGTAAAACCTGGGGTGTGACGCAGCCCCAAAGCATCATGGGCATGAGTGACTCCTGTGTCACAGTCCCATGTCGTTTTGAGCTCCCCGACAATGAGGAAGCAAACATCGTCAACTGCTCAGATGGTGGTGTCTGGAGGAAAGGAAAAATGTCCGGTCCTGTCGTCTTCACTGCACAGAGTCCTAACTCTAACACCGTACAA GGGAAAATAGTCGGCGACCTAACAAAGAAAAACTGCACTACAATGTTCACCAGCTTCCCAAAGAACTACAGCGACGTGTACTTCTTCAGGCTCGAATGTTCAAACCACGTCAAGTTCACTTTCCCTGAAGGAGTCGACATTGACATCCGACCAG AGATGCCTCCTCCCCAGCTGACCTCTGAGAGTCCGGTGTCAGAGGGAACCCAGGTGAATCTGCAGTGTTCAGTCCCGGTGCCCTGCTCCATCCTGCCCCCCTCCATCACCTGGCTCCCCCAAAACAACGCCTGGCAGGAGCAGACGCAAATGCAGCAG CAGAGTGAGAATCGACAGACAATCATGACCTCCACACTGACCTTCATCGCTTCAGCCGACCATCACAATCAGAGCGTCTCCTGCTCTGTCTCCTACCCGCTGACTAAAGGTGGCAGCAGCCGGCCATCTGCTACGACTCAGAGACTCAACATCCTCT ATGCTCCCAGAGCCACCGTGGCAACGCTCAGcacttctgctcctgtttcTGAGGGCCGCTCTGTGATGTTTACGTGTCGGAGTGATGCTAACCCCCCTGTGAGCCGCTACACCTGGTACAGAGCTGACAGTGGAACG TGGACTAAGAAGGGTGAAGGAGAAGTGCTGGTCCTGCAGGTCAGTCACAATGACAGCGGGGTGTATCTGTGTGAAGCTGAAGCCCAGATGGGCACCCAGACATCCAGGCCTGTGTCTCTGGAGGTCAACAACGCTACAG GCAGCAGCGAGTGTGTTGTGGTGATTCCCTACATTATATGTGGACTGGTGATGGCCCTCTACGTCATGACCGTTGCTGTGGATGTGTACAAGTTTCAAAG TATTTCCAGACGTCTGAAG caGATTGAGTTGAAGGGGCAACACACCTATGCAGATCTGATGACCTGCAGTGCAGCCTCTGACTATGACCGACTCCAG CCTCGACAGCGTAAACCGATGCCCTCTCCTGACTATGAGAACCCCATCGCCCTGCAAGCCACATTCAAAAATCAACCGTCGCCAAAGAGGACCTGA
- the LOC141754584 gene encoding myelin-associated glycoprotein isoform X2, with protein sequence MGVGLAVVTLLIALMQGVFCKTWGVTQPQSIMGMSDSCVTVPCRFELPDNEEANIVNCSDGGVWRKGKMSGPVVFTAQSPNSNTVQGKIVGDLTKKNCTTMFTSFPKNYSDVYFFRLECSNHVKFTFPEGVDIDIRPEMPPPQLTSESPVSEGTQVNLQCSVPVPCSILPPSITWLPQNNAWQEQTQMQQSENRQTIMTSTLTFIASADHHNQSVSCSVSYPLTKGGSSRPSATTQRLNILYAPRATVATLSTSAPVSEGRSVMFTCRSDANPPVSRYTWYRADSGTWTKKGEGEVLVLQVSHNDSGVYLCEAEAQMGTQTSRPVSLEVNNATGSSECVVVIPYIICGLVMALYVMTVAVDVYKFQSISRRLKQIELKGQHTYADLMTCSAASDYDRLQPRQRKPMPSPDYENPIALQATFKNQPSPKRT encoded by the exons ATGGGTGTTGGTCTAGCGGTTGTCACTTTGCTCATCGCTCTGATGCAAG GTGTCTTTTGTAAAACCTGGGGTGTGACGCAGCCCCAAAGCATCATGGGCATGAGTGACTCCTGTGTCACAGTCCCATGTCGTTTTGAGCTCCCCGACAATGAGGAAGCAAACATCGTCAACTGCTCAGATGGTGGTGTCTGGAGGAAAGGAAAAATGTCCGGTCCTGTCGTCTTCACTGCACAGAGTCCTAACTCTAACACCGTACAA GGGAAAATAGTCGGCGACCTAACAAAGAAAAACTGCACTACAATGTTCACCAGCTTCCCAAAGAACTACAGCGACGTGTACTTCTTCAGGCTCGAATGTTCAAACCACGTCAAGTTCACTTTCCCTGAAGGAGTCGACATTGACATCCGACCAG AGATGCCTCCTCCCCAGCTGACCTCTGAGAGTCCGGTGTCAGAGGGAACCCAGGTGAATCTGCAGTGTTCAGTCCCGGTGCCCTGCTCCATCCTGCCCCCCTCCATCACCTGGCTCCCCCAAAACAACGCCTGGCAGGAGCAGACGCAAATGCAGCAG AGTGAGAATCGACAGACAATCATGACCTCCACACTGACCTTCATCGCTTCAGCCGACCATCACAATCAGAGCGTCTCCTGCTCTGTCTCCTACCCGCTGACTAAAGGTGGCAGCAGCCGGCCATCTGCTACGACTCAGAGACTCAACATCCTCT ATGCTCCCAGAGCCACCGTGGCAACGCTCAGcacttctgctcctgtttcTGAGGGCCGCTCTGTGATGTTTACGTGTCGGAGTGATGCTAACCCCCCTGTGAGCCGCTACACCTGGTACAGAGCTGACAGTGGAACG TGGACTAAGAAGGGTGAAGGAGAAGTGCTGGTCCTGCAGGTCAGTCACAATGACAGCGGGGTGTATCTGTGTGAAGCTGAAGCCCAGATGGGCACCCAGACATCCAGGCCTGTGTCTCTGGAGGTCAACAACGCTACAG GCAGCAGCGAGTGTGTTGTGGTGATTCCCTACATTATATGTGGACTGGTGATGGCCCTCTACGTCATGACCGTTGCTGTGGATGTGTACAAGTTTCAAAG TATTTCCAGACGTCTGAAG caGATTGAGTTGAAGGGGCAACACACCTATGCAGATCTGATGACCTGCAGTGCAGCCTCTGACTATGACCGACTCCAG CCTCGACAGCGTAAACCGATGCCCTCTCCTGACTATGAGAACCCCATCGCCCTGCAAGCCACATTCAAAAATCAACCGTCGCCAAAGAGGACCTGA